CCtctacatttaaataaatttgatcattttcatccaaagtttgtattttttccatgtCTGGCTTAAACCCaatataaaaaagataaaaagaaaactctcaAAGTTGGCTGTTcaactaaataatttcacatcTAAACAAGCTCTCCAGTGTGTACTCTATTGTGCACATTATTGTACtgtagcaaaaaaaagaaaaaaaaactgtagcaTTTTTAACTactgaaaaatacatcaaacaggtcttaaattttaagTGTCCCCAATATTTTTATATAggtgaataaaaaatactgaaatcatgTAACGTGAATCTGCTTAGTTCACATAAGAATGATTGAGCAATTATGTAATATAAAGTGTGACAGGCCAAGTCTTTAAATTTGTTGGACTAACATTTTCCAATCATCCCAGTTGGCCCTGAAAGCAAATATCCAAAAATGAATAGTGAGTGGACATGCAGAAGCAGAACAATGTATGCATTATGCTGCATGAATGATAATTAGAAATATTAGTTAGAGCTGCCATGAATGCACCTGTAGTTGGCAAACATACTCACCTCAAGTCACATTAGATAATGATAGAACTGTGTGAGTCAGAATTAGCTTAACCTGACTAAAACTTGGCAATTAAAAAATGGCAGCAGAATATAAATGTtggaagaaattaaagaaacaagcACATTGAAACAGTCAGATTGTCATGCTCAAGTGTGCACCTTTTTCTGACTCGCTTCACatttgcaacataaaaacaaggtGCAAGTGGGGGAGAGACAGGGGCCAGGTCCTATCAGGCAGGGTCATCTAATGGGTCAGGAGAGTTCTGTTTCTGCTGGGGGGAGTAAATGCAGATACCAGATGCtccaaacaggaaacaggaagttgcttTTGAATGACGTAAAATATTAAAGGTTCTTCCAGGTGAAGCAAAAactgagatgtttgttttttcaagtgTTCAGATCTGATGAGGCAGATTACTCAGTGACTCGCTATTATATATATTGtatacaattaaaaacattttaattagcaCAAGCAAGTAAgtccaaagacaaaaaaacataataataatgttatattttgtttagttttaggaTGGCAGATGACTGATGTAACTCTAAATGCCCCCATTCAAAGTGTAAAGTGTATGCTGGACTCCAGGTCATTATTTACAATGCAAATTCTACTAATCAATCATGTAATCATGATACTATGCAGTGTAATATGATAGTTTTCTGCTTTACCTTCCAGTAGTTCTGAACACACATCGTGCTGCGAGTCTATCAGTGTACCGACCTTGACCAGCAAATCTTAACTTCCTGACGTGTAAAGGGTAATGAAAGGAGTGGGAAGGCCTATAAATAACCTCCCAAAGCACTCACTGGGTCAACTGACCCAGCAGATACCGACCGGACTCTGATCAGCGTCTGTGGTCTGAGACGACAGCATAAGTTTTAATAAGAGGTCAAGTGTATGCTGCAGGGGAGCTCTGGCAGAAAGCCATGAAAGCAGCAGCACCATTTCGCTCTCATTCTGAATCAACTACTGGTATGAAGTCTtgctttaaatatgtaaaaagaaatgtgtagCTTTCAGGTACAGATTAGTTAAGATgagttaaaactgtttaaagttGAAAAACACAGCTGGTTAAAAGGAAGATACTCACCTTTTGTGAATTTTGTGTAATGAACCCTCTTCTTAgaaatctttgatttttcttccagACTGAAGCTCTTCATCTCATTTGGAGGAACTTCTACAGATGTCAAAACACAAACTATGTTACGCACATCAACCcactaaaaatgaataaatcaacaAGTGAGAAGTTATTATACATGTAAGATTCCTAGCATAGTGGtactaatgttttaaacatgatAAGTGAGCACATAAATCCTTGTACTTTATAAAATGTTGCAGTGTAGCACCCTCTGCTGTTGAAAAAGCTAAGGATACGTCTAAAGTCTTGTATGCAAGGTATAAATTACCCTAGTGTATGACAGTAAATCAGAGTAAATGCAGTCAAAtaggattaccaaaattattgTATTCCTGTTGGATTCTCATATATGTAGCTGCAAACCACTTACTGCAGTAAAACGTTGTAACCATGCTTCCTGTGCTTACCGTTACTTGTGTTTTGACCATGGTGGTTGTTCAGCTGGGCCAGAAGCTCATTGAATTCATCCTGGTGAGCAATCCAATTAtcctgaggggaaaaaaagaaccacAGATCAATATATACTCAAGCTTCACACTTCTTTGAACTTACATGAAAAAAcgaataatttttatttgagcaGGGTCATAATGCAAcgttatatttaaaataaactgttgtcCTTTCTTGCCCTAGAATTAATAAatgttctgatttaaaaaaataaatgcttagtACATGCAAATTTTTGtccaaaagtacatttttatttctaacagaaCTGACCTCATGACTGGCGTTTGTTCCGAGGCCATGTTTGTTGTTCTTAACTTTGACTTTTATGTGATCCGTCGATCCCTGCTCACTCCTCCCTAGTCCCTGAGAAGGATGACAAATAAAGAGAGAATACTAACACATGTTCCTAATTGTACAATCTTAGCATATTTCTTTACAATTACACATAACTTATTATATTGCAAGCTGTGAGACAACAATGCAACTTCATTATCATAAATCTGAAACTACAATTAAGTCAAGactttgagctttatatcaagAAATAAACTATATTTCAATTGTTGGTCTATGACACAAGTATTCTCCTGTACAAAAACCCATCCCAAACAGAAAAGTGCAGAGTTAATTGCTTTACATATTCTATGTGAAGAAACCTCACTCACTTTGCCCTTGGACCAGCCCATTTGCTCCAGCATTTTCTGGCCAAATTTGTTGTCATCATTGCTCCAGGCGCTGTTCCTAGGGTCTACAGACCACTTCTGTTTCTTGCGGGCTGAACAGGGAGCAGCAGCAATGTGATTACACAACAGTCCGCCAACAAGAGCTTGCATGAAAGATGAGAACAAGCTTCCTTATCTAAGTGTACGGAGCTACACTTACATGTATACATGTACAGGCACCATACATCATGCACTTAGTAGAGTGCCCACAGGCATCATACACAGTGTGGTACCCACAGGCTAAAGTTAGCTCTATTGTGAAgtatcacattttaattatgtAAGAGAATagctgcactgtgtcaaatacCCTGTGCCAGTTATAGAAGTGTTTCTTAAAACTATAACACTAACCACATACATACAACCCTTAACAAAAACATGTAGTCAGTACTGTTGGGCGAAGTGCGGCatggatgtttttcattttgagacTTGCAGGTAATGTCCATCTATCCCATCAAACAGTTGTATGTCTTAACTGGGACTCAACATCCTGTAAGTGTGGTTTGCTTCAATGTTTTTAGCCAGGGAGTGTGCTAATAATGgcattaataattttattcaacGATAtagcttaataaaaaataacaggtGTTTGTCAACAAGCCGATAGTAAGATCTAAAGGAAGCAGTTAAAACGCCTCACTGGGCTGTCATAGTTTAATATTAAAAGGCAGACAGGACCTTAGTAGAGTAAATAGTCTGTTGAAACGTTATTAATGAGTCAGAGTACAGTAGCACGCACGTGTTTAAATCACCGACTGtgaaatgctaatgctaactggAGTACTTTTctaagaaaaactgaatattttctgacCACCAATTTATAGAAGAGTGGAAATAGTTTCGGAAGCAACAGAAGGCATAAAAGAtagcataaaaaacaaagaaaacatagaCAATGTATCAAAACTGGGAGAAATATACGCACGCTCGGCGAGCATGGACATCCTGGGTCCTTTAACAGATGACGCATGGGATGGCTCCGAGAAATATGCCTGAAGACAATTTTTTCCCGTTACTGTACATGCTTACGGTGCCTGAAGACACAGTAAATATGTAACagggaaataattaaaattttttaaagatacatAAGAAAATCAAGAGATCAAATCCGGTAGGTTATTCAACTTAGTCAATTTTtcaaagtattattattttcctgtttaattTGTATCGACACTTATCAGCAGAGGGCGCTCCAGGCTAGAAACTATAATAGCATGAGACCCACTTGTGCTTGGTTTCACACAAAAGAAATCagctaaataataaagcagaaaaGATAAACAGTTCAACTCTGTTATTTACACTCAGTATAATGCCATTCATCTATGAAGGCCTAACATGTTTGTCACAGAACACTAGGAAATAGTATTCTGCAGACGTGGAGAGGCTTAATGCTATGGTAATATATGGAAGgtgtcagatgagaccaaaatgtaactttttaaaatacatccaaaTCACTATATGTAACAGAAAACTAACACCGCATCACATCACCCTTGTGTAAAAATCTGGCAGACAAAATATTGTGTCAAAATCCTTAATAGGGTAAGGATTTGTTTCTTACGAAGGATTGGGTAGAGATGTGATTGAATGAAGCATGAACAACATCTTATGTAAGAAATTATAATCAGAATTCAGACAGCAAACTGTTTAGGTAAATCTTTttagtttgcttgttttatgttgtattttcttaCACTTTTATGGcaatatattctttttttttttttttaatcaacaactccaaaataaaataaaaaaatttcaccAGCTTCATAAAAGACGTTGCacttctatattttttttttttttgcaacaaaatctttttgttcAGAGTAAACACCCAGACTGAATATGAAAGTCACTCTTACATAACCTGTACTCCTGTGAGACACACATAGCTCCTGTCTGTAAAGTAACAGGAgacaacatttacactcacaccCTGTGGTGGGACTTGGCTATCACTTTGATCTATCTTACACATGCACTCTCTCCGTTTAGATGTGCTTGAGATAACTGCTGTTTAGAGTCCTAAAGTTACTTCTTTgctctaaaagaaaaagtttgacatATTGCAAATTTAAAACTGCAATATATCGCACTCTTTCCGGATACAAAATCCTATCCAAGTTGCACAGTCTCCCTTGTTGGATTAAAGTAAACGTGATTCCCCTCTTCTGTTGTTCTAATAACAAATATCATTTTCAGATCATACTGGTTCAAACTGGATTGGACTGGATTTGTGTGAAACTCTTATCTAATACAAAAACTACACCTAAACCATTTCCTGGGATTAGAGCAAAGTTGCATAACACAGGCTTGACTGGTTAATGCTGTTGTCTTCATACACCAAGACTGTCAAGTGCACCAGTGtgagatttaattatttagataTACAGTCAGGAAGTTGcatatattgataaaatatttgtgatGTTCAGTCTAAGAGAAAAAAGTATCACAGTCATGCTAGCCTGAATGACTCAGCAGACTGGTCACTCTAACTGTAAGTGTTACACTTTCCAGTAAATCACCCCTACATGAATGTGTGGGGTAAGAGACAGTTGTCGTTGCAATGGCGACAGGACCCCACAGAGAACGTCAGCTGTTATGGTGTTCCTGTCCTTTACTTTTGGCTGCAGTAAAACATAATCTGCAGCACTCTGTgggaattttattaaacaatgcACAAACAAAATACCAGGCCCACAGGGAACAAGGAGGAGCTCAGTGTGAAGCTAGGTTCCAAGTATGTGTGCATACTTCTCAGAGACACCTTACATAACTAAGTTTCAACAGGTTAAgccacaaaataaattttaaaaagtttccttGTTTGCTATGCTTTGtctcagaaaactttaaatgcaATTCCCTCAGGCTGACTCACATTTccattgaaaacaaacaaatctacaTTTGCATGTGGGTGTATTTTGCTTCCTTGACCACACAAACTTTAGCCAGTAAGTAAGAACAGAATGTGTGCACATAATGGTACAGCCTGTGAGGAATACAGTTTCTTGCAGAAGTATTTACATCCTTTGATATTTATCAACTTTCCTGGTGAAGTGACAGGAAaatgttgattgtttttttaatatttatatttttttatttctacacttATTTTACATacccaaattatttatttaaaaacagcaaaacagttCAAGACTAGTTTACGTAAGGTGTATCTGTGGACATTAGTTTTTCAAATCTTGCCACAAATCCtttgtttaatttgagtttGGCCATTAATTAAGTCATTCTAACAtacaaatgtgttaaaatgactCCAGTTAATTTCAGCTCTGGCAGATTAGGGTAACTGTTTGAACCTCAGCACAAATCACAAGACTATTCTCAGTCTTTAACAGGGATTTCATTTCAGTATTATCTTGTTTTTAGCTCAATTATGACCAACGTCTCTATTCATATTGAAGAAAAGAATCCCTTCCGTGTGACCTGGGTACCATAATGTTATGCCATACTGCAGGTGTATTTGGAGTGTTAGTTGTCAGCCACTGTATTTGGTATGTTGGGCACATGACTTGAGGGAAATTGCAAAGATTAGCTATTTATGTAGTGTGCGACTAAGTTGTTCTTCTGACAAATTTTTTCACATGACCTTCCTCCCCAAAGAAAATTACACATACACAAGAAGatatatggaaaatatttattgtgaaatttctTTCCTGGCTGAAAGAACTGACAGAATttctcacatacacacagaaaTAAGTAATCTCTTTTGCAGACACTACCTAATTATTCCCAAGCATGAATGTGCCATGTGGAGTCACAttaaccattttcttttttttttctttttttgtcaaaataatgtAAGCgctggtgaaaaaaaacattaaataacaaaaactgaagagaaacaCATAACAGAGCATCAAATGATTTGGGGCAATAGAGCTTCCAAACATTTAACGgggaaagaataaataacagaatATGAAAAATACACTAATTACGGAGTAGTATCAGATAATCATTTCCCCGGATCTTTACCTTCAGTCACCTCACATACAGTACAATCAAAAATACAACTTGGATTCCTAATTTTaattcctgaaaaacaaaaaccctgatccaggaaaaaaaaaaaatagtacaatcagcatttttgaaaatcattataagaaaatgttgcaaaaatgaTGTGCAACTCCCTCCAGATGCAGGTCAATCTCCTAGTAATTGATTTCTACTGATCAAGCGGTTCAACCTGACAGACTCTCCACCCTTTCACTTGTAACCCAAATGTTCAAGAAGTAAAAGGGAAAGGCGAGCAAACAAGATGTTCAACAGAAAGTTATCTTTCTCTTGTACTGCACCTTTACATTCTGTAGAGATGGTAACCATGTAGAAGACAAGCACAGCcctttgcttctgttttttgctCAGAGAATTGAGAGAACAATTATGTACAGACAAAGTTTCTCTATTCTCTTgggtaaatattttacattatatacaaaaatatatatactttaatGGGGCATCTCAATTGGCATGAGCCATGCACGTTTCCACTCCTAAGTAGTTAAGCATTGTCTGGACCAGCTCTGGGAGATCGTAGTCGTGTTTCCATCCCCAGTCCTTCCGTGCGTTGGAGTCATCAAAGTCCATGGGCCAGCTATCAGCTGCAAAAAAAGGAttttgataaaacagaaaatttgttgATGAGTTTTGAACACAAGCATCCATTCTTaccaaaaggacaaaaaaacatcaCTATCTGCACAAAAATTCCTAAAATATGTTAGTTTAAAGATTCTTACCAATTGCCTGTCGCACTGGGTCGATGTTGTATGTGACCTCCAGCTCCGGCATCTGCTTCCTGAGCTCCTGGGCCAGTTCCTCAGGTGTGAAACTCATGGCGTTGATATTGTATGTCCTCATGCTCAAAGAGTCAGCAGGTGCCTCCAACACCTCCAGGGTGGCGCGTAGGCAGTCGTCGATGTACATCATGGGTAGCCGCGAGTCAGGCCTCAAGTTGCACTCAAACTTGCCAGTCTTGATTGCATcatgaaaaatctgaactgCATAGTCTggacaagaacaaaataaaatcattattgttgttttcattattatattAGCAGTTCCGATGTTAGTCATCTTGAAATAACATGTAAGAAATTAAAGTGCAAGacactttacaaataaatgctCCAGTTGCTGACAGAAAGAGTTTGGTTGAGGTGGCTGTCTATTTGTGTGAAAAGAAATATGCAGACAAGGATAGAAGAAAATTATTACAGccataaaaatgcaataactCTGAATTTGGCTGCCTACGAAGTTTGCAACATGACAAGGACTAGAATACAGAAATAGACCTCATTAAATGTGAACGGTATTACACTCGCTGAGGTCATTATTCATCTCATGCTTCACTTCCCAGTGATGTTTTAATAACATGAAGTATGTTAAACACATTTCCAAATGTCATTTTGTCTGCCACCAACTAGGGTTGCTTACATGCGGTCAATAAAGTTTATCTGGTacactgacaaaaaacaaaaaatcccttTGTACACCCACTAGGAGACACTTTAATTTTGTCCAAAACATTAGTTCCACTACTTTGAATAATAATTCACTCATTAGCTATAGACTTCTACCACAaatttacatgattttttttttcaagtataCAGGCATGTCATCTGCATATTGATTTATCTAGCAAAACCCAGAAGATGAAGCATTTGTAATTACTACTTTTTAATATAATATCCATGCCACTTCTTTTAAACTCTGAaatccaatttaaaatgttaacttgttaccaataaaaaccattcaaaacaaacattggCCCTAATGTcagatgtactttttttttattagccttGTGACAGCTCCACGTGTTGGTGTCACGTTTGGTACATGCCCCACGGTGCTTTTCCCCAACAGCTTGTGATGGTAATCTGACTGGGTTGGATCTAATAACATATGCGGACAACTTTCATTACATCTCAAACATTCTCCAGCTACATTAATAGAGCAACAGGATTGTGCTGATATGTTGCCCAATGAATCTTTGGCACATGGAATAGGAATTATAGAGGAACTAAACAAGCAAAtttattatctaaaaatgaTCATCATTCTATATTCTTCAACCCATTCCAAAAAACTAAGTTTTTTATGAAGCCTCAAAAAGAGCTTAAATCTCTTTAAGCTCCTTGTAGAGcttaaagctttttgtttttgttttacgaaaaaacaaatgatgagataaataatgacattaaGGAACTCCCATAGTTAATTTTAGATTCATTCATCATTCCTACCTGTTGTGCCACCTCCTGGCATGGAGTCTGCAGAGATGATTCCTGGGTAACGGAGACACCGGAAGTCCAGGCCATAGCGGTGATGGTAAtactaaaaagacaaaaaacaggtGTATTAGAAAATGCTCACTTCAATAAGTTTAGAATTGGTAGAAAATTACATTATAATTTGATGATAATTTGGCAACAGATATATGGAATAAAGCACCCACCTCTCCCATTAACTCTGCATGAACTTTAGACACCCCATAGATAGTGCGAGGTCTCTGCACACACAGATCTGGCGTTGGGTTACGGGGCGAAGAGGGACCAAAAGCTCCGATGGTGCTTGGGACAAACAGCCGCAAGCCATGCTCTGCAGCAATGTCCAGGATATTGTGAAGCCCTAAATAGGAAAATTTGAGAATGCCatcattatttgaaatgaagtcattttaattcattctaaaattatgtttcaaGAAAGTGGATTGTGTGTATTTTCAGCAATTTAACTTGTACAATATTTTGGGTTCAAATGTCCTGCTTCTAATCTTATAGCATTATAGTTAATCCTCATTGGGTTTGGAAAagtaaagtttttctttttagctacCACATCTAAGTATGTTATGTTAGTTTACTCACCAGTGATATTCACAGAGCGTGCCAAGGCCACGTTAGCCTCtccgactgcactgaggagggcGCTGTAGTGAACCAGCCAAGTGATGCGGTTGTTCACCACAATTTCTCTTAAGTTCTTGTAGTCTAGGATGTCTGAGTAGATAAAGGGACCTGATGGTGGCAGATTAATGTAAAAAGTCaatgttaattcaataattGATTACGCTCACTGATTTTCATATAAgagcttttaatgttttaacatttctacatgagaacattttaaaggaaGCCAACAGCCTGTTGTAATGATTGCAAAGATAAATGTTGTGAAATAAAGGacttttttcaagttttcagCATTAGTCACACACTCACTCAAG
The Gambusia affinis linkage group LG22, SWU_Gaff_1.0, whole genome shotgun sequence DNA segment above includes these coding regions:
- the tdh gene encoding L-threonine dehydrogenase isoform X1, which translates into the protein MLLVSWLTRNGTNMPVIRNLTKVAKQALLSTPGCSCQPLTVAVRTISFSPRQVTSDASFHSVSFSETDHPKVLITGGLGQLGVGLAKLLRKRFGKNNVILSDIRKPPNNVFHSGPFIYSDILDYKNLREIVVNNRITWLVHYSALLSAVGEANVALARSVNITGLHNILDIAAEHGLRLFVPSTIGAFGPSSPRNPTPDLCVQRPRTIYGVSKVHAELMGEYYHHRYGLDFRCLRYPGIISADSMPGGGTTDYAVQIFHDAIKTGKFECNLRPDSRLPMMYIDDCLRATLEVLEAPADSLSMRTYNINAMSFTPEELAQELRKQMPELEVTYNIDPVRQAIADSWPMDFDDSNARKDWGWKHDYDLPELVQTMLNYLGVETCMAHAN
- the tdh gene encoding L-threonine dehydrogenase isoform X2; this translates as MPVIRNLTKVAKQALLSTPGCSCQPLTVAVRTISFSPRQVTSDASFHSVSFSETDHPKVLITGGLGQLGVGLAKLLRKRFGKNNVILSDIRKPPNNVFHSGPFIYSDILDYKNLREIVVNNRITWLVHYSALLSAVGEANVALARSVNITGLHNILDIAAEHGLRLFVPSTIGAFGPSSPRNPTPDLCVQRPRTIYGVSKVHAELMGEYYHHRYGLDFRCLRYPGIISADSMPGGGTTDYAVQIFHDAIKTGKFECNLRPDSRLPMMYIDDCLRATLEVLEAPADSLSMRTYNINAMSFTPEELAQELRKQMPELEVTYNIDPVRQAIADSWPMDFDDSNARKDWGWKHDYDLPELVQTMLNYLGVETCMAHAN